In one Brassica oleracea var. oleracea cultivar TO1000 chromosome C9, BOL, whole genome shotgun sequence genomic region, the following are encoded:
- the LOC106316379 gene encoding MLP-like protein 165: protein MVEEEVNVDVEIKSPANKFHMFVGRLQHLPKATRYVQGCDLLEGNWGMAGSIVLWKLLFDGEVRVSKDRIEAMDFEKKVIQWRVLEGPLKTEYNSILKTMKVSPNHGGPGSMVNWNVKYERIDEKVAHPERLLQFLVEVTKEVDGYLLSEE from the exons ATGGTAGAGGAGGAAGTTAATGTAGACGTGGAGATCAAATCTCCGGCTAATAAGTTCCACATGTTCGTCGGAAGATTACAACATTTGCCCAAAGCAACTCGCTACGTTCAGGGTTGTGATTTGCTCGAAGGGAACTGGGGCATGGCTGGAAGCATAGTCTTGTGGAAACTACTTTTTG ATGGAGAGGTAAGAGTGTCGAAAGATAGGATCGAGGCGATGGATTTTGAGAAGAAAGTGATTCAGTGGAGAGTATTAGAAGGACCTCTGAAGACAGAATACAACAGCATTTTGAAAACAATGAAGGTGAGCCCTAACCATGGAGGACCAGGAAGTATGGTAAATTGGAACGTGAAATACGAGAGGATTGATGAGAAGGTTGCTCACCCTGAGAGACTGCTCCAGTTCTTGGTCGAAGTGACTAAAGAGGTCGACGGATACCTCTTATCTGAGGAATAA
- the LOC106313749 gene encoding probable pectate lyase 6: MAVAYLNFGSHVFAFLSLCLAVVAPSVQAHVAVFDEYWTQRQSDALRQTIESYDPNPFNVTDHLNYHAALAMETTGADNGTRRKLGQVGDGRKTKRRGGRYHSLNAIDKCWRGHRNWHKNRKKLADCVLGFGRKTTGGKKGPIYVVTDAADDDLMNPKPGTLRYAVTRDRPLWIIFGRSMIIKLQQELIINSDKTIDGRGANVHITGGAGLTLQFVKNVIIHNIHIKTIIPGNGGMIRDSEHHFGHRTTSDGDGINIFGSTNVWIDHVSMTNCTDGMIDVIMGSTAITISNCHLTDHNEVMLFGAREEDVIDKKMQITVAFNHFGKRLVQRMPRARFGLVHVVNNDYTHWEMYAIGGNMNPTIISQGNRFIAPPKENCKQVTKREYAKYSEWKSWNWQSERDYFLNGAYFVKSGRANAWSPAPENPIPRHFAIQPQPGTGVRRLTKDAGTLGCRPGKSC, from the exons ATGGCGGTTGCTTATTTGAACTTTGGGAGCCACGTTTTTGCCTTCCTCTCCTTGTGTCTCGCTGTGGTGGCTCCATCGGTTCAAGCTCACGTCGCGGTCTTCGATGAATACTGGACCCAACGTCAATCCGACGCGTTAAGACAAACTATAGAATCTTATGACCCGAATCCTTTTAATGTCACGGACCATTTGAACTACCATGCCGCATT AGCAATGGAGACAACTGGTGCAGACAACGGAACAAGGAGAAAGCTCGGACAAGTTGGAGACGGTCGAAAAACAAAGAGACGTGGAGGAAGGTACCATTCCCTCAACGCTATCGATAAATGTTGGCGAGGACACAGGAACTGGCATAAAAACCGGAAAAAGTTAGCGGACTGCGTCCTAGGGTTCGGTCGGAAGACAACCGGAGGCAAGAAGGGACCGATCTACGTAGTCACCGACGCAGCTGACGACGACCTGATGAACCCCAAGCCAGGAACCTTAAGATACGCAGTGACACGCGACAGACCGCTTTGGATCATATTTGGTAGAAGCATGATCATAAAACTGCAACAAGAACTGATCATAAACAGCGACAAGACCATCGATGGTCGAGGAGCGAATGTTCATATAACAGGAGGTGCAGGTTTAACGTTACAATTCGTGAAGAATGTGATCATACACAACATTCACATCAAGACGATTATACCTGGAAACGGTGGGATGATTAGAGACTCTGAACATCATTTTGGGCATCGAACAACAAGTGATGGTGATGGGATCAATATTTTTGGATCGACCAATGTTTGGATCGATCATGTCTCCATGACGAATTGTACTGATGGAATGATAGATGTCATCATGGGATCGACCGCGATTACTATCTCCAATTGCCATCTCACCGACCATAACGAG GTGATGCTGTTTGGGGCCAGAGAAGAGGATGTTATTGACAAGAAAATGCAGATAACGGTAGCTTTTAACCATTTTGGCAAGAGATTGGTTCAAAGAATGCCAAGGGCCAGATTTGGTTTGGTCCATGTGGTGAACAATGACTATACTCATTGGGAAATGTATGCAATTGGTGGAAACATGAATCCTACCATTATAAGTCAAGGCAACCGTTTCATTGCTCCTCCTAAAGAAAATTGCAAGCAG GTTACAAAGAGAGAGTACGCAAAGTATTCAGAGTGGAAATCATGGAACTGGCAATCAGAGAGAGATTACTTTTTGAACGGAGCTTACTTTGTAAAATCAGGAAGGGCAAACGCGTGGAGCCCTGCCCCGGAAAATCCAATTCCTAGACATTTTGCAATCCAGCCACAGCCAGGAACAGGGGTAAGAAGACTAACCAAAGATGCTGGTACGCTTGGTTGCAGACCAGGCAAGTCCTGCTGA
- the LOC106313750 gene encoding uncharacterized protein LOC106313750, with the protein MAVQSGIGLSRILILAGAGYTGTILVKNGKMSDLLGELQALVKRFERSGDHSDDDSDPMATQMQRLAMEIRQMSSSRQITVVNGGAQGADFTPLIVPAATLGAIGYGYMWYKGISFSDIMCVTKKNMEDAVSNLTKHLTTVSEAISNAKKHLSERLKKTDDKLESQKDLLKGVQDNVGLTLEDLAKIGDDFYAMHNMFGGMGGALDSIEYKQNIANMGLMHLCDSMGGENHDMPDIMMQEKLRLSGKSNTCIVLTNEETSSSEGLKESDKIELIEG; encoded by the exons ATGGCTGTGCAATCCGGTATTGGGTTATCGAGGATTCTGATTCTAGCTGGAGCAG GTTATACAGGTACGATCCTAGTGAAGAATGGGAAGATGTCTGATCTTTTGGGGGAGCTACAG GCTTTGGTTAAGCGATTTGAGAGATCAGGAGATCATTCAGATGACGATTCTGATCCCATGGCTACTCAG ATGCAACGGTTAGCTATGGAGATCCGGCAAATGTCCTCCTCCCGGCAGATAACTGTTGTCAATGGAGGAGCTCAAGGAG CTGACTTCACCCCACTTATAGTTCCCGCAGCGACATTAGGAGCTATAGGCTATGGCTACATGTGGTACAAG GGTATTTCATTCTCTGACATCATGTGCGTAACAAAGAAGAACATGGAAGATGCTGTCTCCAACTTGACCAAGCATTTGACCACCGTTTCAGAAGCTATTTCT AATGCTAAGAAGCACTTGTCTGAGCGGCTTAAGAAGACAGACGATAAGCTGGAATCGCAGAAGGATCTCTTAAAGGGAGTCCAGGACAAT GTGGGTTTGACTCTAGAGGACCTTGCTAAGATTGGAGATGATTTTTATGCAATGCATAACATGTTTGGTGGTATG GGTGGAGCATTAGATAGTATTGAGTACAAACAG AATATTGCGAATATGGGTTTAATGCATCTGTGCGACTCTATGGGCGGAGAAAATCACGATATGCCTGATATAATGATGCAG GAGAAGCTTCGACTTTCTGGGAAGTCAAACACATGTATAGTACTTACAAACGAAGAAACTTCAAGCTCTGAG GGTTTGAAAGAAAGCGATAAGATAGAGCTTATTGAAGGCTGA